Below is a genomic region from Nymphalis io chromosome 16, ilAglIoxx1.1, whole genome shotgun sequence.
tttatattacgcttaattttatattggattaaaaaaatcacacaaAATGATAAAGAGTGGTCGTTCGAACTggatagtaattttattaagatattaggaattaaatacaaaaaagattGTATCTAGTTTAAAGATTTTCTATAGAGTATACTTTTGTAATACtctaaaataactaagatttcAACTACGctgtaaaactaaatataaagaaatatattcctTATACTTGAATTAGAACTACTTACTTTGGCAGTTTCTAATTGGTATTTCAGaagttctaattttaatttcaccACTTCTTTATTTTCGAACTGTGTGCCGGAACCAAAATGACTTATTGAATCTAAAATgacaaattgttattatttaaaaatgcatgaTGGCCTCCTGTCTCATCTCAGCCATGGCGGTCATTCTCAATGAAGACTATTCGTTAAGCAACTGCACATTAGACATGAACAAGTGCGAGCGCAACCACTGGTGTACACTCTATTCTCTAAAGCTTGTAATCCCATGGGATAGCAATATGATATCTGAGGTGCAGAATCAACGCCTTTAAATACTTATTGAGGCATGGGATTGTTGACACAGAAATGATAAATTCCAAACATAGAACTGCTACTGGAAgttcatgattaaaaaaaaaatattgtttcgaCTCGGGATTTAATCCCAGGGCCTCGGAATGTgcaatctattatatatttagtatactttatgtatatacatacaaacgGTTTTTTGGTGACGTCATTTTATGTGCTACGTTGCTAGGGacgtttataacatattttttttacatttgtttgGTGGTACATACAAATAAGCATAATCAAAATGGACATGAATTGTACGACCCAACAAGAATATTTggatataatgtataaatatagactttatataatattatcgtatTCGTTATTATTCTTTAACAGCCTTACTTAAAAAGATAGTTCAGtggctgtttaattaaacacatatttcgaccttctgtcatcattgatttgaaattcgaaagaagacactTTTTAACTAATCACTAACCAACGCTTATAAGGccgtaaatttattatatattatacaatatatgattatttattaaatttaataaaatataaaaatgttacctATTCCCGAGTCTCCTTTAAGAACCGTACCGAGGGGATCTGACATTTCTTCACAATGCTCATTAGATATCCCATGCAGGTCGTGGGAATCTTCGTCATCATTCTCATGATCATCTTCATTATCTGAGTCTagatcatttttatattcaaagtgCGGCTCAATCTTTATTccctaaaacaaaataagctaTATACATTGTTTCTATTTCATTAATGGCCTTCAAACAAATCCCCGAATGTGTCTATTAATTGTTAGGTTTATTTGCAccttacggccttacttataaactttgcttagcgactgtttagttaagcactgatttcgctctttctgtcattattgatttgacattagaaggAAGAAGACAGCATAGTTAAGTGACCACTCGCATAGCAAAGTAAGAccgtaaatattaaatcatttgaTTTAAGAactgcattattttattttcaaataaaaaaattatgcgtTGTGAAACtatttcacttttttttgttaCCACAGGCTTAGGTACAcatttttgaacatttttattgttgCTATTTTTGCATTCATATACGCCTAGGACTTTAGTagcttgaatattataaaataaagtaaaaaataaagctaCAGTTAATGTCTAAGtagtaagttttttataagACAGTGGagtattccttttttattaaatacaattatctgACACAGTATTTTGACAGAAAAGGTATAGGATATCTAACACTTGCCCTTTCCGCACACTCAGGAATCTCGtcagtaatgaaataaaaaaacatacatatacagcAATGACGTATATAGTCTAGGGACAAGCACATTCAAGGCAGTAGCGACGATGAGGAGGGTAATCGCTATGAAAGTTAAGTTTTATGAAAGTTCTATGAAAGTTAAGCTTTCAAGTTTGCAAGGTGCACTGGTAGGTGCACCTTGCAAactacggtgaaggaaaacatcgtgaggaaacctgcatgtgtctaatttcactgttaCTGTCacaagttctgccacatgtgaattctaccaacccgcattggagcagcgtggtggaataagctccaaaccttctcctcaaaaagaggagaggaggcctttagcccagcagtgggacattcacaggctgttacggatacggatacGGACTGGTAGGTATTGCACATAAAAAATTGGATATTAGTGTTATATCTCGCAACTGTTTAATCATAAATGCACAAGCTAGTCATGAATGCAAAACAGATTTTACtcaatatgattattatataatgacgcTCAATCaatttacaacaaataaaataattactaactaTATTGACCCGTCATTAACACCAAACTttcataaattgtattttaatacacTGACttaccatatttaaaaaatagcaaacaacaaaaacatttcCTACCTCATTTCTATCTTCTAATAGATTctcaatttgatttttaatattgaagtcTTTATATCGAACTTTTTTTGCCATCCTCTTCATATTGTTAAACTTAGTTCGTAATACTTTTGTGGTTCTTTTCTGTGGACTCTGTTTATTGAAAGTGTATGTTATCTGAAATATTCACAATCTAAATAAGAATCTTATAACAAAAATCAGAATAggtgtgttatttttttttcagtttttatgAACATTATTTGTTTAACTGCCTCTTGTCCCGGGTTGATCCAAGTAAAAGTTATTGAACTTTTCTTTCGAACAATTCTCAGTAGAGAAGTTTAGCAGCCCAAAGGTTAACTTTTGTATTTCGGAAATTACATAAAGGTTGTTAGCCTTATAATTACATGTAGCCTTGCTCCTGCTCTCTCTGCAGTTGCCTTCGACTAACATTGGACTAACCGGGTTATatattgcagtttttttttgtaaacattattgCCCGAACTTATCTCCAGCTGAGTAACCTCTTTTAGGAAAGTTAGCCAAGGCAAAGACAACAGTCAAATGTATTGTCAAAcgaatttttcatttaaaccaGATTTTGTtggtatattttacatacatatataactaataaaccTTACCCTGGCCCACGCATTGTTTTTCATCTTATAGGCTCTACCTGAGCTTTCTTTGGAGAAGATACTTTTCTTTTCAtcctttatacattttaataacagaCTGCATTCTTGTGGGGCGAAGTTTAGTGATCTATTCAAcctaaaatttcataattataaattatctaatatgtatgtatcatatatataaaatattcagtcAACTTACATTAACTTATCATCCTCAGCTCCATCtagaataataaaagaatttattaataataattaccatgCAATATAGTTCGGCTTCACTAAATATATgacatagtatttattatacacatattaGCTTGTTCACTGTCTTGTAGGTCTTAGCTTCAAAGGATGCAGATCCTGAGATACTGGATTCAATTGCCAGGTCAGGGGAATGAAATATCATAAAGTTCACCTAAAGTTTGGAAGTTGGCTACAGATATACATTCCTGTCTaaaaaagcatgtaaagccacTAATCTTAAAAGGCAACTTCCTCTGGTCATATTGAATTACCTGATTGATGATTctcatctgattatgagagtgaaggaatagagttACCTGTGTTTGTGTATACACTAgagcattaaataaataaattcctccagaccgatatcggccactgtggccaatttcaagagagaatagccaactaTAACATAAAATGGCCTATGCAGTTTGCTATTTACTATGGAGGATGACCAAAATGACCAAAATTAATCCTGTGACAAATTTAAGTCATTGTGGTCAATTAATATGAATCAATGATGCtgtcatcattatcatcattaagCTAGTGCAGTAGATCTTACCACTTGACTCCTCTGATTGTTTGTCGTTACTGTCATCCCAGAGCTTAGATGAATTATTTTCATCACCTTCATGTAAATCTACAAtagaaacatatattatatatttaattaatattaaagcaaGCAGAGCAAACAATTAAAATGGCCAGTACCTGCTTTAGCTGAagtgtaagaaaaaataaattaagatttggaaaacgtatttttttgtattgaacCAATTTCATAGTAAATTTACTTTTGAAAACTACTTAACATGCAATGTTTGcttttgctttaaattaaattgattacacAATTAAGatgaatcaaaaatatattttttatataaatttaattattaaaaattaccatTTATTTCTTCTAGCCAATCCTGAGGTAtttcattagtatttttttctgaatcACTGATCATTGATACTATTTGGCAAAGAACATCATTTTCTGtcctgtttaaattaattaaattttttgaagtTTTTCTAGCCTCCTTCTTGAGATTTtcccattttgtttttaaactatCCACACTTCTCGAATATTTGAAACcctgtttgtttatttctttagtTATCTTTACCCAAGCAGCCTCTTTTGCATGGTTGGTTGTGGAGTTTGTGCACTTGTTTAAaattatgtgtttatattttgcaaCTAAATTAACCAACACTCTGACTTCTTCTTTACTAAACGCAGGGCTTCTGAAactaataaagaaaaacatttgtttttcaaTGACAAAAAGCTAATTTGATTCGTATgagcaataaattaaatacttacggGACAATGTATGATGATGAAGTTGtatcattttgtatattttgatcGTCCATATTCTATAATtcgtaaagtaaattataaatatctatattctTGTATAGATTTCAGAAttctcaatattattaaaatgtatcacATATGCTTTAGATTtcattaattatcatttaattgatttataatacgttattcataaatttataaattaaattgaaaatatcagATCGGTAGTCGGCACAGAATACACTGTTTTTCAATTTGTCAACATGACAACATAatcattaatcaattatttgtttctttttattctttttctGGCTTGTGTCTACGTtagttgagcgcaaaatattctgccaatgtcgcGTATAAAAGAGATGACACAAATGAGATTACTCGGCTTCAAAATTTGATGCGTATACTGATTATGAGTAGAAACTATGTAATAATACAGTTGAtatctataacaatattataaaattattaatcaattattataaaagttattcaaaaaaaacaaagtcacaacactaaataaaaaaaaaaccttggtATGaactatattcaaaaaatacgattgtaataataaaataagacagTCAAATGTTCAATAAtcgattatattttactttattattcccttataaaatataatttgttgttttttcacATTCCACACAAATACTTCTTGGCTGCCCAGCCGACTCCCGAGCACTGGGATTAATAACAATTGGAAAAAGGTGTTAGTATACGCTTTAAAATCTCAGATTAAAACTCCAATTATTCTTTGTTCTTAAGTTTTATAGTACTTTTAGCAAAAATCAGTGataatgttgatattttttatttttgtatagtatGTAGTAAAAGTAAATGTCAAAATTGACAAACTacaaaaatcaatgtttaaaaagttttagGTTATTCttactgattttaataataaggatagagaaatttaatataaaatagttatttatacatCTATTAGCTTAAACAAGGATAATATGAACATTTAAAtatcttcatttattattattttaggtaaTCGTAAGTTTACTTAATAGTCCAACATGGCGGAAATATTCGTTCCACCATACTACagattttagttaaaaaaatagttttttaatgtatattacacCAATAAGCATAAGTTATCACCATAGTGACTAatgtgataaatttatattcctGCTAAATGCATTCCGCAATAATCGTgtgttcattttattattaaatttattatacgtaGTCAGATATGAAGGAAGTGATATTGGCTATTCTAACCTTTGTATGTAgcgtatttttagttttaatatttgtgttgTTTTGTAAGTAATCCACTTTTGCTTATAAGTAGtttgataaaactttataacgAATTCGTGTTTActataagtttgtttttaatttgttcgtCTTTGTTACAGGCTGGTACGTAGTTTGGAAGTGTTGTTTGTCTAAATTTCGCTTTGTTCGTGAGCTGCTTGGGGGTATGTCAGATACTCCCCCAGCTTCAGAGACACGACAAccgaaagtaaaaaaaacgaggcgagaataaaaaaatatcttacatttTTGGAAATATAAACATCTACAATGAATATTCGGTGTGCCCGTCCTAGTGACCTTATGAACATGCAGCACTGTAATCTATTGTGCTTACCAGAGAACTACCagatgaaatattatttctatcatGGATTGTCATGGCCGCAACTCAGCTATGTAGCTGAAGATGAAAAGGGTCACATTGTTGGtaagcacatttatttatttaaattattaaaaataaagtcttaagtataaaaattgaatactactgtacaaatcattaCTAGAATTGGGAAtggtacattttatatatttttaaaaatatatattacaactaTAGCTACTTGTTATggatgtatatttaattattcagatATTAACATTCTATATTGAATATGCCCATCCAGATATTATGAAATCAAGCAAACTTAAactaatattctataatattagcATGAGACACATTATATTAGACTAGTTTTCGCCAGTGGCATTGCATACCTACCTTACGCTTGAACCGTACAGTATAACAAAAAGCCTATTTCCTTTAAAGCaaccttggggttcaagcttgattTAGTCATGAAAGCGTAGCAATCATACAGttatttttacagttttaacattatttattgctaAAAATACCTAAACTGTTGTCTTTATCACTTGAActtgtaaaaatgttataatttgttGCATAGGTTACGTTCTTGCAAAAATGGAGGAGGATGGTGAGGACAATCGCCATGGTCATATAACTTCTCTTGCAGTCAAAAGATCTCATCGTCGACTTGGA
It encodes:
- the LOC126774211 gene encoding uncharacterized protein LOC126774211 isoform X2, encoding MDDQNIQNDTTSSSYIVPFRSPAFSKEEVRVLVNLVAKYKHIILNKCTNSTTNHAKEAAWVKITKEINKQGFKYSRSVDSLKTKWENLKKEARKTSKNLINLNRTENDVLCQIVSMISDSEKNTNEIPQDWLEEINDLHEGDENNSSKLWDDSNDKQSEESSDGAEDDKLMLNRSLNFAPQECSLLLKCIKDEKKSIFSKESSGRAYKMKNNAWARITYTFNKQSPQKRTTKVLRTKFNNMKRMAKKVRYKDFNIKNQIENLLEDRNEGIKIEPHFEYKNDLDSDNEDDHENDDEDSHDLHGISNEHCEEMSDPLGTVLKGDSGIDSISHFGSGTQFENKEVVKLKLELLKYQLETAKSHFECS
- the LOC126774211 gene encoding uncharacterized protein LOC126774211 isoform X1, translated to MDDQNIQNDTTSSSYIVPFRSPAFSKEEVRVLVNLVAKYKHIILNKCTNSTTNHAKEAAWVKITKEINKQGFKYSRSVDSLKTKWENLKKEARKTSKNLINLNRTENDVLCQIVSMISDSEKNTNEIPQDWLEEINDLHEGDENNSSKLWDDSNDKQSEESSDGAEDDKLMLNRSLNFAPQECSLLLKCIKDEKKSIFSKESSGRAYKMKNNAWARITYTFNKQSPQKRTTKVLRTKFNNMKRMAKKVRYKDFNIKNQIENLLEDRNEGIKIEPHFEYKNDLDSDNEDDHENDDEDSHDLHGISNEHCEEMSDPLGTVLKGDSGIDSISHFGSGTQFENKEVVKLKLELLKYQLETAKLERQRVVEAAQAEASERQARDIETSLRLRAARLALVAAEQQLSPSHPALHYGEREARAQQYMRYPHS